In Marivirga salinae, a single window of DNA contains:
- a CDS encoding DUF2490 domain-containing protein: MRKILLIIFLGSCFNISAQELESEFEELGTNMWLSSYNKFRIGEKLYWAAEMHYRRIGNSENPFVDRMAQIYNRHGLNYVVSPNFNFTVGGVFRLNFTPEQNNPEYDPLYIEPRIWHQYLFVLPFPRFMLYNRIRIEHRWKRGAAVTNDEFKFGNRWRYNFYMKIPINGDKLKPGTFYVSPSMELIMQSGKNIVGSFVEDLRLYGNIGYIASPRVSSSFGLMYTTGQNLNDPTLYKRRIILRLSTYISLDFRKEEQKIPTIKLSD; the protein is encoded by the coding sequence ATGAGAAAAATTTTACTAATCATATTTTTAGGCTCTTGCTTCAATATTTCAGCTCAGGAACTAGAGTCAGAATTTGAGGAGCTTGGCACCAATATGTGGCTCAGCTCCTATAATAAATTCAGGATAGGTGAAAAATTGTATTGGGCGGCAGAAATGCACTACAGAAGAATTGGGAATTCAGAGAACCCTTTTGTGGATAGAATGGCCCAAATTTACAATCGTCATGGTCTAAACTATGTTGTATCTCCCAATTTTAACTTTACTGTTGGAGGTGTATTTAGATTAAATTTCACACCAGAACAAAATAATCCAGAATACGATCCTCTTTATATTGAACCCAGGATTTGGCACCAATACCTTTTCGTATTGCCCTTTCCTAGATTTATGCTTTATAACCGAATCAGGATTGAGCATCGATGGAAAAGAGGAGCAGCAGTTACTAATGATGAATTCAAATTTGGCAACCGTTGGAGGTATAATTTCTATATGAAAATTCCTATCAATGGAGATAAATTAAAACCAGGCACTTTTTACGTTTCTCCAAGTATGGAATTGATTATGCAAAGTGGAAAAAATATAGTAGGAAGCTTTGTAGAGGATTTAAGATTGTATGGAAATATTGGGTACATAGCGAGCCCAAGAGTAAGTAGTTCATTCGGATTAATGTACACAACAGGACAAAATTTGAATGACCCCACTCTTTACAAAAGAAGAATTATTTTAAGATTAAGCACCTATATTTCTTTGGATTTCAGAAAAGAAGAGCAAAAAATACCAACCATTAAACTTTCAGACTAA
- a CDS encoding MarR family winged helix-turn-helix transcriptional regulator encodes MPEKIEFKFKSPNESPGYLLANLTLLWQRKQKKILDPLNLTHTQFVLLASLGWLSRENDFVTQVDIANQGNADRMMVSKVLRTLEEKKFIHRQEHPTDTRAKVIKLTNEGAEILQKALIVVENTDIEFFSVLGNNLPSFNKNMANLIDKNKDE; translated from the coding sequence ATGCCTGAAAAAATAGAATTTAAGTTTAAAAGCCCTAATGAAAGTCCAGGTTATTTATTGGCAAATCTAACTTTATTATGGCAACGCAAACAAAAGAAAATTTTAGACCCTTTGAATTTGACACATACACAATTTGTGCTTTTGGCATCATTGGGTTGGCTTTCAAGAGAAAATGATTTTGTAACACAAGTGGATATTGCAAATCAAGGAAATGCGGACAGAATGATGGTTTCCAAGGTTTTGAGAACCTTGGAAGAAAAGAAATTTATCCATAGACAAGAGCACCCAACTGACACAAGAGCCAAAGTAATTAAATTGACAAATGAAGGTGCAGAAATTCTACAAAAAGCATTGATAGTTGTTGAAAATACCGATATAGAGTTCTTTTCAGTTTTAGGTAATAACTTACCTTCATTTAATAAGAATATGGCAAATTTGATTGACAAAAACAAAGATGAATAA
- a CDS encoding EVE domain-containing protein, translating into MGSRENKYWIIVASKDHVKTGIAEGIAQACHGKASPLRRMEKGDFVIYYSGKQSFGKPEKCQEFTAIGEVEDDEVYSFQMTKDFCPFRRNITFFESKDISILPLIDSLEFIKNKQKWGYPFRSGFFEVNKHDFDLISNQMLENTYA; encoded by the coding sequence ATGGGAAGTAGAGAAAACAAATATTGGATAATTGTTGCATCAAAGGACCACGTAAAAACAGGAATAGCCGAAGGAATCGCTCAAGCCTGCCACGGAAAAGCATCACCATTGCGTAGAATGGAAAAGGGAGACTTTGTTATCTATTATTCGGGAAAACAAAGTTTTGGAAAACCCGAAAAATGCCAAGAATTCACTGCAATTGGGGAGGTTGAAGATGACGAAGTTTATTCTTTTCAAATGACCAAAGACTTTTGTCCTTTCAGAAGAAACATAACTTTTTTTGAAAGTAAAGATATTTCTATATTACCATTAATTGACAGCTTAGAATTTATAAAAAACAAACAAAAATGGGGCTATCCATTCCGCTCTGGTTTCTTTGAAGTTAACAAACACGACTTCGATTTAATTTCAAACCAAATGTTAGAAAACACTTATGCCTGA
- a CDS encoding cation transporter, which produces MNKTIFEITKMDCPSEENLIRMKLEGISSVANLDFDIPNRKLTVFHRGEIDQIEKFVLELNLGGKKISTEQTNQTEFKENTNQRKLLWIVLGINFSFFLIEMTSGLISKSMGLVADSLDMLADSFVYGISLFAVGGTLSRKKRIAKLAGYFQITLAIIGFVEVLRRFFGAEKLPDFSTMIVVSIFALIANGICLYLLQNSKSKDEAHMKASMIFTSNDVVINLGVITAGVLVNWLNSNKPDLIIGTIVFGLVIQGAIRILKLGK; this is translated from the coding sequence ATGAACAAAACTATATTTGAGATTACCAAAATGGACTGTCCTTCGGAAGAAAACCTAATCCGAATGAAACTGGAAGGAATTTCGAGTGTTGCGAATTTGGACTTTGACATTCCTAATCGAAAATTGACTGTTTTTCACAGAGGAGAAATTGACCAAATCGAAAAATTCGTTCTCGAATTGAATTTAGGCGGAAAGAAAATTTCAACAGAACAAACCAATCAAACAGAATTTAAAGAAAATACAAACCAGAGAAAACTACTTTGGATAGTACTTGGAATCAATTTTTCCTTTTTCCTTATTGAAATGACATCTGGACTAATTTCAAAATCAATGGGATTAGTTGCTGACAGTTTGGATATGCTCGCAGACTCGTTTGTTTATGGGATCAGTCTGTTTGCGGTTGGCGGAACTTTGTCAAGAAAAAAGCGGATAGCCAAGCTTGCTGGTTATTTTCAAATAACGCTTGCGATTATCGGATTTGTAGAAGTATTAAGAAGGTTTTTTGGAGCAGAAAAACTACCTGACTTTTCGACAATGATAGTTGTCTCGATTTTCGCACTTATCGCAAATGGAATTTGTTTGTATTTGCTGCAAAATTCAAAGAGTAAGGACGAAGCTCATATGAAAGCAAGTATGATTTTCACTTCAAATGATGTGGTTATCAATCTGGGAGTAATAACAGCTGGAGTTTTGGTAAATTGGTTAAACTCTAATAAGCCTGACTTGATAATCGGGACAATCGTTTTTGGTTTGGTAATTCAAGGAGCAATAAGAATATTAAAACTTGGAAAATGA
- a CDS encoding outer membrane beta-barrel protein, with translation MKIKQIIIFTSLVTIWLVYKPTKLKAQDYGLKAGAVFSTINGQGSGSIKPGLQLGGYKKFGATEKLFVQMEAMFSQKGSWNWDSVNQNNINLYYFDFAIMFGILLDEKFTLNLGIQPSIFLGGNYKYSINGQEQKESLSGRVSAMDYATVFGLEYDLNENYTIGGRFNYSFVPLQSYENDFANNRELPFSMLFQLYGKVKMEKVKEWLGK, from the coding sequence ATGAAAATAAAGCAAATTATAATTTTTACATCCTTAGTGACCATTTGGTTAGTTTATAAGCCTACAAAATTGAAGGCTCAGGATTATGGGCTTAAAGCGGGTGCTGTATTTTCAACTATTAACGGACAGGGAAGTGGTAGTATTAAGCCAGGACTTCAACTAGGTGGCTATAAGAAATTTGGAGCTACTGAAAAGCTATTTGTTCAGATGGAAGCAATGTTTTCACAAAAAGGATCGTGGAATTGGGATAGTGTGAACCAAAATAATATTAATCTTTATTATTTTGATTTCGCCATTATGTTTGGAATCCTTCTGGATGAAAAATTTACTCTAAATTTAGGGATTCAGCCTTCCATTTTTTTAGGAGGAAATTACAAATATTCTATTAATGGGCAGGAACAAAAAGAAAGTCTGAGCGGACGAGTAAGTGCAATGGATTATGCTACAGTTTTCGGTTTGGAATATGACCTAAATGAAAATTACACTATAGGAGGGAGATTTAATTACAGTTTTGTGCCTCTGCAATCCTATGAAAATGATTTTGCTAACAATAGGGAGCTTCCTTTTTCTATGCTATTTCAGCTGTATGGAAAAGTAAAGATGGAAAAAGTAAAAGAATGGCTTGGTAAGTAA
- a CDS encoding VOC family protein, with translation MRRLEFASLQVRDLKASTEFYTQKLGFELSEMNNPEATIFKFNKGEASFAIRTPIGSIENQELGNGVSVWFAIDEKIEDLKIRLQQNGVTILGDIMQTPFGKALHIKDLDGYKLTFLEQTNS, from the coding sequence ATGAGACGATTAGAATTTGCATCTTTACAAGTGAGAGACTTAAAAGCATCCACAGAGTTTTACACTCAAAAATTAGGGTTTGAACTTTCTGAAATGAATAATCCAGAAGCAACAATTTTCAAATTTAACAAAGGAGAAGCCAGCTTTGCCATAAGAACACCCATTGGAAGTATTGAAAATCAAGAACTTGGGAACGGAGTTTCGGTTTGGTTTGCCATTGACGAAAAAATTGAAGATTTAAAAATTCGTCTACAACAAAATGGAGTCACAATTTTGGGCGACATTATGCAAACACCTTTTGGAAAAGCTTTGCACATAAAAGATTTGGACGGCTACAAGCTCACATTTTTGGAACAAACAAATAGTTGA
- a CDS encoding rhodanese-like domain-containing protein: protein MKNSNKTIIDVRSEGEFGMGHAEGALNIPLNEIERRVDEISKIDGEIILCCASGNRSGMAQQILQSKGIECHNGGSWFAAENYAMAL, encoded by the coding sequence ATGAAAAATTCAAATAAAACAATAATTGACGTAAGGTCAGAAGGAGAATTCGGAATGGGACATGCAGAAGGTGCATTGAATATTCCATTGAATGAAATCGAAAGAAGAGTAGATGAAATTAGCAAAATCGATGGCGAAATTATTTTGTGTTGCGCTTCAGGTAACAGAAGTGGAATGGCACAACAAATTTTGCAATCTAAAGGAATAGAATGCCATAATGGTGGTTCTTGGTTTGCAGCTGAAAATTATGCAATGGCCCTATGA
- the crcB gene encoding fluoride efflux transporter CrcB, with translation MIKNLLLIGIGGGLGSIARYITTNLSQKYLSNFLPYGTLISNILGSLLIGIFLAYLIENPSQNFKLLLVTGFCGGFTTFSTFSFENFSYLQNGQMGLFLLYGFGSIAIGLLAVFVGFSLAKLI, from the coding sequence ATGATTAAAAATTTACTTCTAATTGGGATTGGCGGTGGATTGGGAAGTATAGCGCGTTATATTACTACTAATTTATCTCAAAAATACTTATCTAATTTCCTTCCTTATGGAACGCTTATATCCAATATCTTAGGCTCATTATTGATAGGCATATTTTTAGCGTATTTAATTGAAAATCCCTCCCAAAACTTCAAATTATTATTGGTAACAGGTTTTTGTGGTGGCTTTACTACTTTTTCAACTTTCTCTTTTGAGAATTTTAGCTATCTACAAAACGGTCAAATGGGATTGTTTTTGTTGTACGGATTTGGAAGTATAGCTATTGGATTATTGGCTGTTTTTGTGGGCTTTAGTCTGGCTAAATTAATTTGA
- a CDS encoding toxin-antitoxin system YwqK family antitoxin — MKKFLLISTLIFVLPFAILAQEEENPQDTIPTPSDTIKKTFQFLDGAPVTIDLNEEEEEEEEEDEKKKEKKKRNFYYDKKVRKNYTLSGYGNNVTRELFNYLKKEYVEPDPYVRDFYWYDFKRKEIRSTKNADPKFAGILHGPYEKLKDDQVIEKGMFWNGLKHGRWMRYDNNGILLDKLTYFKGWPIDSKITYYDEEKREHVKEVIPIEHGEKEGTYLYFHKNGQVAVQGEYRFDQKVGLWAEYYDQRRRRKKTIQYGRDPFNKEFEPYINQEWNAKGDLVYDRENWNRKFASK, encoded by the coding sequence ATGAAGAAATTCTTACTAATATCGACCCTAATTTTTGTCTTGCCATTTGCAATATTGGCTCAGGAAGAAGAAAATCCTCAGGATACTATCCCTACTCCTTCCGATACTATCAAAAAGACCTTTCAATTTTTAGATGGTGCACCTGTAACTATCGACTTGAATGAAGAGGAAGAGGAAGAAGAGGAAGAGGATGAAAAAAAGAAGGAAAAGAAAAAACGTAACTTTTACTACGATAAAAAAGTACGGAAAAATTATACATTATCAGGCTATGGAAATAATGTAACCCGTGAGTTATTTAATTATCTTAAAAAAGAATATGTGGAGCCAGATCCTTATGTTAGGGATTTTTATTGGTACGATTTTAAAAGAAAAGAAATCAGAAGTACCAAAAACGCAGATCCTAAATTCGCAGGAATTCTCCATGGTCCTTATGAAAAACTAAAAGATGATCAGGTGATTGAAAAGGGAATGTTCTGGAACGGATTAAAGCATGGAAGATGGATGCGCTATGATAATAACGGAATCCTTTTGGACAAACTCACCTATTTTAAAGGCTGGCCCATAGATTCTAAAATCACATATTATGATGAAGAGAAAAGAGAGCATGTAAAGGAAGTGATACCGATTGAACATGGTGAAAAAGAAGGTACTTATCTTTATTTCCATAAAAACGGACAAGTGGCTGTGCAGGGAGAATATCGATTTGATCAAAAAGTAGGTCTATGGGCTGAATATTATGATCAAAGAAGGAGAAGAAAGAAAACGATTCAATATGGAAGGGATCCATTCAATAAAGAATTTGAGCCCTATATCAATCAAGAATGGAATGCAAAAGGTGATTTAGTATATGATCGTGAGAACTGGAATCGTAAATTTGCCTCCAAATGA
- the htpG gene encoding molecular chaperone HtpG: protein MQEKGSISIHSENIFPIIKKFLYSDHEVFLRELVSNAVDATQKIKSLGTLGEYDGDLGDLSIEIKIDKKNKTLHVIDKGIGMTGEEIKKYINQIAFSGATEFVEKYKEKGEGSGIIGHFGLGFYSAFMVADKVEIKSLSREKDATPAHWICDGSTEFELKDGDKKERGSEVILHINEDSVEFLEEHRVNEILTKYCKFLPVPIIFGETEETIKEGEGDDAKEKKVNVPKVINNTTPLWTKAPADLTDEEYKDFYKELYPFSEEPLFWIHLNVDYPFNLTGILYFPKIKNDFDIQKNKIQLYSRQVFITDEVKDVVPEFLMLMHGVIDSPDIPLNVSRSYLQSDSNVKKINNHITKKVADKLAELYKNDRKSFEEKWDSVGLFVKYGMMSDDKFYDKAQKFCLLKSIEQYKHFTLDEYKESIAGNQTDKDGNVTILYATNPGKQDAYITSAQKKGYDVVLLDSPIDSHFINQLEQKLEKTNMKRVDADIVDKLIDKDEKAESVLSDDEKEKLKKVFEEAINNSSMTVAVEALSPDELPVSLTMPEFMRRMKDMQQTGGGMPFMGGMPDQYNLTINANHKMASKILKAESEEAQKNIAKQNYDLALLSQNMLNGKDLTNFISRSVEMMEK from the coding sequence ATGCAAGAGAAAGGTAGTATTTCGATCCATTCGGAAAATATTTTCCCAATAATTAAGAAATTTTTATACTCTGACCATGAAGTGTTCCTTCGTGAGTTGGTTTCCAATGCAGTTGATGCCACTCAAAAAATCAAAAGCCTTGGTACGCTAGGTGAATATGATGGCGATTTGGGTGATTTAAGTATCGAGATTAAAATAGATAAAAAGAATAAGACTTTGCATGTCATCGATAAAGGTATCGGGATGACAGGCGAAGAAATTAAAAAATATATTAACCAAATTGCCTTTTCTGGTGCCACCGAATTTGTGGAAAAATATAAAGAAAAAGGTGAAGGTTCAGGAATCATCGGCCATTTCGGTTTAGGTTTCTACTCTGCTTTCATGGTAGCAGATAAAGTGGAAATAAAGTCTTTATCAAGAGAGAAAGATGCTACTCCTGCTCACTGGATTTGTGATGGAAGCACAGAATTCGAATTAAAAGACGGTGACAAAAAAGAAAGAGGTTCTGAAGTCATTTTGCACATCAATGAAGATTCAGTAGAATTTTTAGAAGAGCATAGGGTCAATGAAATTTTGACCAAATATTGCAAATTCTTGCCTGTTCCTATCATTTTCGGAGAAACCGAAGAAACCATTAAAGAAGGAGAAGGCGATGATGCAAAAGAGAAAAAGGTTAATGTTCCAAAGGTAATCAATAACACTACTCCTCTTTGGACTAAAGCCCCAGCTGATTTAACTGATGAAGAGTATAAAGACTTCTATAAAGAACTATATCCATTTAGTGAAGAACCATTGTTCTGGATTCATTTGAATGTTGATTATCCGTTCAATTTGACAGGGATTTTATATTTCCCAAAAATCAAGAATGATTTTGATATTCAGAAAAACAAAATTCAGCTTTACTCTCGCCAGGTATTCATTACCGATGAGGTAAAAGATGTAGTGCCTGAATTCTTGATGCTAATGCATGGGGTTATTGATTCTCCAGATATTCCATTGAACGTATCGAGAAGTTACTTGCAATCTGACAGTAATGTGAAGAAAATCAACAATCATATTACAAAGAAAGTGGCAGATAAACTGGCTGAGCTTTATAAAAATGACAGAAAATCATTTGAAGAGAAATGGGATAGCGTTGGCCTTTTCGTGAAATACGGTATGATGAGTGATGACAAATTCTATGACAAGGCTCAAAAATTCTGTCTTTTGAAAAGTATAGAGCAATATAAGCACTTTACTTTAGATGAATACAAAGAAAGTATAGCTGGAAATCAGACGGATAAGGACGGAAATGTGACCATTTTATACGCCACTAATCCTGGTAAGCAAGATGCTTATATCACTTCTGCTCAGAAAAAAGGCTATGATGTCGTTTTATTGGATAGCCCAATAGATAGCCATTTCATCAATCAATTAGAGCAGAAATTGGAGAAAACCAATATGAAGCGAGTGGATGCTGATATAGTGGACAAATTGATTGATAAGGACGAAAAAGCGGAAAGCGTATTATCTGATGATGAAAAAGAAAAGCTGAAAAAGGTTTTTGAAGAGGCTATCAATAATTCATCTATGACGGTGGCTGTGGAAGCTTTATCACCTGATGAATTGCCAGTTTCCTTGACTATGCCTGAATTTATGCGCAGAATGAAGGATATGCAACAAACAGGTGGCGGAATGCCTTTCATGGGCGGAATGCCAGATCAGTATAATTTGACCATAAATGCGAATCATAAAATGGCTTCTAAAATATTGAAGGCTGAGAGTGAAGAAGCTCAAAAAAATATCGCCAAGCAGAATTATGATTTAGCCTTGCTTTCTCAAAACATGCTTAATGGTAAAGATTTAACTAACTTTATCAGCAGAAGCGTGGAGATGATGGAGAAATAA
- a CDS encoding MORN repeat-containing protein — protein MKKVKNISFYLAPIIIIGCLIAIFLVSKRKNHFKEEAQSQAEKIETFQQQSALYRQKSKADEFFIAGNYDDAMDIYLKIEDSIDDRSFMVSRKATIARFNSLRSELDSTQTMSSSQIASMELKMDKKIGEVKNEYEEKIENLKERFDQEVSSLNNTIAQKEKEIQNKAELGRLTFYNANGTKIAYFGEVKFGKANGEGVGHYSSNSVYDGDWKNNMKHGKGTYKWVDGHKYVGEYQNDKREGTGTYYWNTGEKYVGQWKNDKRNGQGTLFDKDGNVKLEGDWNNDELVQ, from the coding sequence ATGAAAAAAGTTAAAAACATATCATTTTACCTAGCTCCCATCATTATTATAGGCTGCTTAATTGCTATTTTTTTAGTCAGTAAAAGGAAAAATCACTTTAAAGAAGAGGCACAAAGCCAAGCCGAAAAAATAGAAACCTTTCAGCAACAAAGTGCCTTATATCGCCAAAAATCAAAAGCTGATGAATTTTTCATAGCTGGGAATTATGATGATGCAATGGATATTTATCTGAAAATTGAAGATTCTATAGATGATAGAAGCTTTATGGTAAGTAGAAAAGCAACCATAGCAAGATTCAACTCTTTGCGTTCTGAATTGGATAGTACCCAAACCATGAGTAGTTCTCAAATTGCAAGTATGGAACTAAAAATGGATAAAAAAATAGGTGAGGTGAAAAATGAATATGAGGAAAAAATTGAAAATTTAAAAGAAAGATTTGATCAAGAAGTTTCCTCACTAAATAATACCATCGCTCAAAAAGAGAAAGAAATTCAAAACAAAGCCGAATTAGGAAGACTAACTTTCTATAATGCCAATGGAACCAAAATAGCTTATTTTGGAGAGGTGAAATTCGGTAAAGCCAATGGTGAAGGAGTGGGGCATTACAGCTCCAATAGTGTATATGACGGTGATTGGAAAAACAATATGAAGCACGGTAAAGGAACCTATAAATGGGTTGACGGCCATAAATATGTGGGTGAATACCAGAATGACAAAAGAGAAGGAACCGGAACGTATTATTGGAATACAGGTGAAAAATACGTGGGTCAGTGGAAAAATGATAAAAGAAATGGACAAGGCACCTTATTCGATAAAGACGGAAATGTTAAATTGGAAGGTGATTGGAATAATGATGAGTTGGTGCAGTAA
- a CDS encoding DUF4197 domain-containing protein, with the protein MNRIALIFLAIFCIITINSCDVLKQVAKDYDPTQTGQLTEREVIQGLKSALEVGTKAGVDQLAATNGYLRDEAVKILLPSELQSAISQLKSTSAGRKVYDEFIKEIEDEMIVSLNRAAEKAVVKAKPIFVNAITSMTVQDGFNILRGSDNAATSYLRDKTFNQLVNAFKPDIKNVLDDPIVYNKSSEQLYSTFVKTYNDVERKDIINALNLSPINEKDLASFVTERALDGMFQKIALKEKEIRENPSARINDILKKVFAQQ; encoded by the coding sequence ATGAACCGAATAGCTCTAATTTTCCTTGCCATTTTTTGTATAATCACCATTAATTCATGTGATGTATTAAAACAGGTAGCAAAAGATTATGACCCAACCCAAACGGGTCAATTGACTGAAAGAGAAGTAATACAAGGATTGAAATCAGCCTTGGAAGTAGGAACGAAAGCAGGTGTAGATCAATTAGCTGCTACCAATGGCTATTTAAGAGATGAAGCAGTTAAAATATTATTACCTTCTGAATTACAATCCGCTATTTCACAATTAAAATCTACATCGGCTGGAAGAAAGGTTTATGATGAATTCATTAAAGAAATAGAGGATGAAATGATTGTCAGTTTAAACCGCGCTGCAGAAAAAGCAGTCGTGAAAGCCAAGCCTATTTTTGTTAATGCCATTACTTCTATGACTGTTCAAGATGGGTTTAATATTTTAAGAGGGTCGGATAATGCAGCCACTTCTTATTTACGAGATAAAACTTTTAATCAGTTAGTGAATGCTTTCAAACCGGATATTAAAAATGTATTGGATGATCCTATTGTCTATAATAAAAGCAGTGAGCAATTATACTCTACTTTTGTGAAGACTTACAATGATGTTGAGCGTAAGGATATAATTAATGCCTTGAACCTAAGCCCAATCAATGAAAAAGATTTAGCCTCATTTGTGACAGAACGAGCTTTGGACGGGATGTTCCAAAAAATTGCGTTAAAGGAAAAAGAGATTAGAGAAAATCCTTCAGCAAGAATAAATGATATTTTGAAAAAGGTATTTGCTCAACAATAA
- a CDS encoding acyltransferase family protein: MKKIFDSNNARLHGLDHLRAIAIIIVMIFHYYPAPEWLEPIKNIGWSGVDLFFVLSGFLIGSQLLKEYKKNNDISFRNFYIKRFFRIIPAYLAVLLLYYLLPDMREGSGMAPLWKYLTFTQNIGLEVENSSSFSHAWSLCIEEQFYLLLPIVILSLFAMRLQARAGYLIIGLVFLGLLLRVYNWNEYVQPLIDINKGREMARSFFEKIYYPSYSRMDGLLVGISIAAIFTFKPKTKQFLRNKGNYFLVLGIILFLLSFQINENLISFNNAVYGFPLISIAYGFIVIAALSPACILYKIKSKITFLIATLSYSIYLTHKLIFHIIRNVIINRELDLNPNLTFGICIVAAIIVGLFLHITIERSSLKLRERILEGNRKRNKKLSYNTTYE; the protein is encoded by the coding sequence GTGAAAAAGATCTTTGATTCAAATAATGCAAGATTGCACGGGCTTGATCATCTTAGAGCAATAGCAATTATAATTGTAATGATATTTCACTATTACCCAGCCCCAGAATGGCTAGAGCCCATTAAAAATATAGGTTGGTCAGGTGTAGATTTATTTTTCGTTTTAAGTGGATTTTTAATTGGATCTCAGTTACTAAAAGAGTACAAAAAAAACAATGACATATCATTTAGAAATTTCTATATAAAAAGATTTTTCAGAATTATTCCAGCCTACTTAGCGGTATTGCTTTTGTATTATTTACTTCCAGATATGAGAGAAGGGTCTGGTATGGCACCACTTTGGAAATATTTAACGTTCACACAAAACATAGGACTTGAGGTCGAAAATTCAAGCTCATTCTCTCATGCTTGGTCGCTCTGTATTGAAGAACAATTTTACCTTTTACTTCCTATTGTAATTTTGAGCCTTTTTGCAATGAGACTTCAAGCCAGAGCGGGATATTTAATAATAGGACTTGTATTTTTAGGATTACTACTTAGGGTTTATAATTGGAATGAGTATGTTCAACCGCTTATAGATATCAATAAGGGAAGAGAAATGGCTCGAAGTTTTTTTGAAAAAATTTATTATCCAAGTTATAGCCGAATGGATGGATTGCTGGTTGGAATAAGCATTGCTGCCATTTTTACATTCAAACCAAAAACTAAGCAATTCTTAAGAAATAAAGGGAACTACTTTCTTGTCTTGGGAATCATTCTGTTTTTATTGTCATTTCAAATCAATGAAAATCTAATTTCATTTAATAATGCAGTTTATGGTTTTCCATTAATTTCGATCGCATATGGCTTTATTGTAATAGCTGCTTTGAGTCCAGCTTGTATTCTTTATAAAATAAAATCTAAGATTACCTTCCTTATCGCAACACTATCATACTCTATCTATCTAACTCACAAATTAATATTTCATATAATAAGAAATGTAATTATAAATCGTGAATTAGATCTTAATCCAAATTTAACGTTTGGGATATGTATAGTTGCTGCAATAATTGTTGGTTTATTTTTGCACATTACAATCGAAAGATCATCCCTAAAGCTTAGGGAGAGAATATTAGAAGGCAATAGAAAAAGAAATAAAAAATTAAGCTATAACACTACCTATGAATGA
- a CDS encoding DUF4293 domain-containing protein yields MIQRIQTIFLLIVGLAMLVFLFAPLWQKVDTNSGASYTLTAFYLETVTSPEEGVKNEFSPYVIPGILGLLSVCVSFIAIGMYKKRMRQIVFATINSLLIGTALGLSAYWATQAEGNFLPGIQGSYSYGLFLPAISLVFNSLAVRFIRKDERLVRSMDRLR; encoded by the coding sequence ATGATTCAAAGAATTCAAACCATATTTTTATTAATTGTAGGTCTTGCTATGCTGGTATTTTTATTTGCGCCATTATGGCAAAAAGTGGATACTAACTCTGGAGCATCTTACACTTTAACCGCTTTTTACCTCGAAACCGTTACATCTCCCGAAGAAGGTGTAAAGAATGAATTTAGTCCTTATGTAATTCCAGGCATTTTGGGACTTTTGTCTGTCTGTGTTTCTTTTATAGCTATTGGAATGTACAAAAAGAGAATGCGCCAAATTGTGTTTGCCACAATTAACTCCCTTTTAATCGGTACTGCATTAGGTCTTTCAGCATATTGGGCAACCCAAGCCGAAGGGAATTTCTTACCAGGCATTCAAGGTTCTTATAGTTATGGCTTATTTTTACCTGCTATCTCCCTGGTATTCAATTCACTTGCAGTGCGATTTATCAGGAAAGATGAAAGATTAGTTCGTTCTATGGACAGACTGAGGTAG